The DNA segment ACAGTATATGGCAAACATCTGTGCCGTTGGCATCACCCCTCAGGGCTTTTCGTCCACACAGATAAGCATGGAGGATCAAATTCAAGGAATTTCCTAAGAACGAATGCAGTCATTTACACCGAGGtgtcacagagagagtgagaaatcCATGTGATGTTTCTGCGAAAATCCATCTTACACTTTTAAAAGCGATTGTTGCTTCATGTCTGACACCAGGGCTCTTTCACGTCATAAGAGATCGTGCGTCCcgtatttaaaatatgaagtgcTCTCCAAAGCAACCTTAAAAAACATGTAGACAATGACACATCCAAGTAAGTAGAGAGAAGTACACgtctgcagtattttttttttatcaaattagTTTGCAAGGCGTTTGAGAACTAGAAACGATGGTGGCCGTGCTACGCACAAGTGCCACAGATGGATCCAAAATGAACCCAGCATGTTCCCGGGGTCTCAAACTCCTAGAACGTATGTACATGGCATAGAGAATGGAAGGATCCCGCATTGCATACAGACAGGCAATGAGAGGTCTCCCTGCTGCAGTGTGGGCACAGGAGGGCTTACTTATTAGCTTTGCCCCTTGGTGCCGATCTCTATCgcattttctttaagatatttttatcaaACAGCTCTTTTTCTCGGTAATGCACGGGTGGGCCCCGTAGGTacttttcttctgcctccttaTAACCTAATCCGTCAAGTGCAGCAATTGAACAAATGATTGCTTCTGGCAGAAGAACTTCCAGAACAAAACTCACTTTGTCGTCCCTTGCCAGAGTCAGCCTCTTCTTGTCTATTTGTTTGTAGATTTCTTGTAAATGTCCCACCACGACATCCAACTGGTCTTCATCCTCCAGGTATGTTTCAACGCAGAGCGTGTACCTGTTGGAATTCAGAAACGATGTCAGCCACCTGGACTGTTTCCTGCCTTTGACAATGTCCAGAAGGTGGTGATCGGCCCCCTTCGTTTTCACGATGAAGTCCACGAGCCTCTGGTTGGCTCGGTCCCGAGCAGCCCTCATCCGGTCAGGGAGAATCTTCTTGCGGGGCCTCTTCCCGCCCACGGAGGTCTCCTCCTCAGAATCCTCCAGGTCGGCATAATTGACCTTTGGGAAGTCAGCCTCCAGATCC comes from the Canis lupus familiaris isolate Mischka breed German Shepherd unplaced genomic scaffold, alternate assembly UU_Cfam_GSD_1.0 chrUn_S2047H2246, whole genome shotgun sequence genome and includes:
- the LOC119878900 gene encoding PWWP domain-containing DNA repair factor 3B-like; the protein is MAANHRHTNPHSPSKEKASKVLTKLQQAPELTVTFRRWWRRKLQVPEFEKGLQESRPSASSKAVNPTTAIKKDVSQEMGQLTSTLSPQEPCPIEGGMMIKAPGLQRERNTDEESQENVRAKCELVFSLISHYREGLTCGSFAGSFLDYYAADVSYPVRKAIQDGDLEADFPKVNYADLEDSEEETSVGGKRPRKKILPDRMRAARDRANQRLVDFIVKTKGADHHLLDIVKGRKQSRWLTSFLNSNRYTLCVETYLEDEDQLDVVVGHLQEIYKQIDKKRLTLARDDKVSFVLEVLLPEAIICSIAALDGLGYKEAEEKYLRGPPVHYREKELFDKNILKKMR